A window of the Fusarium poae strain DAOMC 252244 chromosome 3, whole genome shotgun sequence genome harbors these coding sequences:
- a CDS encoding hypothetical protein (BUSCO:20763at5125) — protein MAKRKRQAVAQKGSASEPSVITKKVKGAQVLKEKPVKEKASVPAKKTATTKTASNAPETIQIVVGSYDRILHGLVVTVGGKEKAEFADSFLFNAHTSAIRCVAVSPISAPVPGQTQKVMLASGATDERVNVYNLSAHPPSRKNQELMAKVAPRPILENSKNREVGTLLHHSSTVTSLCFPTRSKLLSSSEDSTIAVTRTRDWSLLSNIKAPIAKPMGRPSGDTAPFGGTPSGVNDFAIHPSMKLMITVSKGERSMRLWNLVTGKKAGVLNFGKEILMEASEGKHSTGEGRRVVWGSVGGADEFAVGFDRDIIVFGMDSVPKCRIMGSIRTKVHQFFYVALDKEGDTTLMGVATEDGRILFFSTKESDLTKPDSEDKKLPTAKFVGQLGGKSDGIQGRIKDFVVVPSAEDASTLYVAGGSSDGRVRVWRVGVSELQGNSKDEVEAKGELLGTYETQNRITCMTGFMMIPRPDGVEDSDDELDDEDEDEGSDSEED, from the coding sequence ATGGCGAAACGCAAGAGACAAGCCGTCGCACAGAAAGGATCCGCTTCTGAGCCTTCTGTCATCACGAAGAAGGTCAAGGGCGCCCAGGTTCTCAAGGAAAAGCCTGTGAAGGAAAAGGCTTCCGTGCCTGCGAAGAAGACTGCCACCACCAAGACCGCCTCGAATGCGCCCGAGACAATTCAAATTGTTGTCGGCTCCTACGATCGAATTCTTCATGGATTGGTAGTGACAGTTGGAGGCAAGGAGAAGGCCGAGTTTGCCGACAGCTTTTTGTTCAATGCTCACACTTCGGCCATCCGATGCGTTGCTGTGTCGCCCATCTCAGCACCCGTCCCTGGACAGACACAAAAGGTCATGCTTGCTTCTGGCGCCACTGATGAGCGCGTGAATGTTTACAACCTATCTGCGCATCCCCCAAGCCGAAAGAACCAGGAGCTTATGGCCAAGGTGGCACCACGACCGATTCTCGAGAACTCCAAGAACCGAGAGGTCGGTACGCTGCTTCACCACTCTTCAACAGTCACATCTCTTTGCTTCCCTACAAGATCAAAGCTGCTATCATCGAGTGAAGATTCTACGATTGCGGTCACACGAACCCGAGACTGGTCTCTGCTCAGCAACATCAAGGCACCTATCGCCAAACCCATGGGCCGCCCCAGCGGTGATACAGCGCCCTTTGGAGGCACACCATCTGGCGTCAACGACTTTGCCATCCACCCCAGCATGAAGCTTATGATTACTGTTAGCAAGGGCGAGCGGTCAATGCGATTATGGAACTTGGTCACTGGCAAGAAGGCTGGAGTGCTGAACTTTGGCAAAGAGATCCTGATGGAGGCTAGTGAAGGAAAGCACTCTACTGGCGAGGGACGAAGAGTTGTTTGGGGAAGCGTTGGTGGAGCGGATGAATTCGCTGTTGGATTTGATCGGGATATTATCGTATTTGGCATGGACAGTGTGCCCAAGTGCAGAATTATGGGATCAATCCGAACAAAGGTGCATCAATTCTTTTATGTTGCATTGGACAAGGAGGGGGATACGACGCTTATGGGTGTTGCGACCGAGGATGGTCGAATCCTGTTCTTTTCTACCAAGGAATCGGACCTCACAAAACCCGACTCGGAGGACAAGAAGCTTCCAACGGCCAAGTTTGTGGGTCAGCTCGGCGGCAAGTCAGACGGAATTCAGGGCCGCATCAAGGACTTTGTGGTGGTGCCGAGTGCGGAAGACGCCTCGACGCTATACGTGGCTGGTGGAAGCAGTGATGGACGGGTCCGTGTGTGGCGAGTGGGAGTCTCGGAATTGCAGGGTAACAGCAAGGATGAGGTTGAGGCCAAGGGAGAATTGTTGGGGACATATGAAACGCAAAACAGGATCACCTGCATGACGGGATTTATGATGATACCCCGACCTGATGGCGTTGAGGACAGCGATGATGAGctggatgatgaggacgaggatgagggaAGCGATAGTGAAGAGGATTAA
- a CDS encoding hypothetical protein (BUSCO:8751at5125) yields MASHGQYPPAHMLANKHHHAPYGSAPVAVPGVAPAGTFAPGTKIQVGSHRVVIQKYLSEGGFAHVYLVKLAKPVDGTDQAVLKRVAVPDKDTLRGMRTEVETMKRLKGHRPIVTYIDSHASELQGGGYEVFLLMEFCDGGGLIDFMNTRLQHRLTEPEILNIFTDIAEGLACMHYLKPPLLHRDIKVENVLITARGPSKRFKLCDFGSAASPQPAPTTVTECRLVDEDIQKHTTMQYRSPEMIDVYRKQPINEKSDIWALGVLLYKLCYYTTPFEDQGQLAILNASYRFPSHPVFSDRLKKLIASMLRENLYDRPNIYQVLKEGCAMQGRDVPVHDIYSGRSETHARTDSPQHMAQKPDQAPAVGAVFERVEPKKQFIPDVVPMRRGRPTASPAPGNVSQKPEASPMRKAGGDPFAALDAKAAPKGFDELSSRFPTLDQFSLLHDQGSKFDFDVSSPISPVNASSDLNDRVTAKLAEEAFATPPTDSPRPKPVSRTHSVTPVGHQAAVASPPLEPSLTKTLSAPSRPDISRAQSIISNNPELQAISSQSSSRYVSTGTMTSTPPPERFNQEAEQPAHHDANDYARASSATRQPDQNAGQWTAEEPRPSFMQRIPSYQQPGHEHQPSSSRPSLEGGRPRVDLLDPSARASPAPSAPSALSRPRPASTNLEGTTLDFLREREAASRSSSRPPRGSSPYQEPADEPRASSDMDFLRSLEDSERAKTGKRSSMTALSGNKNILAGKFGDAFKLFEGSSPNNGRVSSPEREASHRDLTPIAGSEATDGRSDDGHVHEDEDRVTPEMRREMERLKLLEEEQRVEAAQAEYRKRVAAGQRGPPVPPKSIGGVSRAVSIQNRVQSLLSEEQKPANIQRTAQGYGKYTDTAEAGDKPEKPLPGVPKKPLNVTKTRGDASQIHSPSSTASAPAALASKPPMKPPAPKKPVHLNSLTTGQRPPSPQKPNRAQTSDDLISMDNPGQQMLEMTAQEKDDYLQDFSKRFPSLGSIEMVEREIGGHNGGSTR; encoded by the exons ATGGCTTCACACGGTCAATACCCTCCTGCGCACATGTTGGCCAACAAACACCATCATGCTCCTTACGGTTCCGCCCCCGTAGCTGTCCCTGGAGTCGCTCCTGCTGGTACCTTCGCGCCAGGCACCAAGATTCAGGTTGGCAGTCACCGTGTGGTTATTCAAAAATATCTCTCCGAAGGAGGCTTCGCCCATGTATACCTCGTCAAACTGGCCAAGCCTGTTGACGGCACTGATCAAGCTGTCCTGAAGCGAGTTGCGGTACCTGATAAGGATACCTTGCGGGGCATGCGCACCGAGGTTGAAACAATGAAGCGCCTCAAAGGCCACCGACCGATCGTTACATATATCGACTCGCATGCTTCTGAACTTCAAGGAGGGGGTTATGAAGTTTTTCTGCTAATGGAGTTTTGCGATGGCGGCGGTTTGATCGATTTTATGAACACCAGGCTACAACACCGCCTTACCGAACCCGAGATCCTCAACATCTTCACCGACATCGCTGAGGGTCTCGCCTGTATGCACTACCTAAAACCACCACTACTGCATCGCGACATTAAAGTTGAAAATGTCCTCATTACCGCCAGAGGACCTTCTAAACGGTTTAAGCTTTGCGATTTCGGATCAGCAGCATCGCCTCAGCCCGCCCCCACCACCGTCACTGAGTGCCGCCTCGTGGACGAAGACATTCAGAAACACACCACGATGCAGTACAGGAGTCCCGAGATGATTGATGTATACCGCAAGCAACCTATAAACGAGAAGTCTGATATCTGGGCATTGGGCGTCTTGCTGTACAAGCTATGCTACTATACTACACCTTTCGAGGACCAGGGCCAATTGGCGATTTTAAACGCCAGCTACCGATTCCCTAGTCACCCAGTCTTTTCCGACAGACTAAAGAAATTGATAG CCTCGATGTTGAGAGAAAACCTATACGATCGACCAAACATTTATCAAGTGCTAAAGGAAGGATGCGCAATGCAAGGACGCGATGTTCCTGTCCATGAT ATCTATAGCGGCCGTTCTGAAACCCACGCTAGAACTGACAGCCCCCAACACATGGCTCAGAAACCGGACCAAGCGCCAGCTGTAGGCGCTGTTTTCGAACGAGTCGAACCCAAGAAACAGTTCATCCCCGATGTTGTGCCCATGAGGAGAGGACGACCGACTGCTTCCCCAGCGCCAGGCAACGTATCCCAGAAACCGGAAGCTTCACCTATGCGAAAGGCAGGGGGAGATCCCTTTGCGGCTCTGGATGCAAAAGCCGCTCCGAAGGGATTTGATGAGTTGTCGTCTCGTTTCCCCACACTTGACCAATTCTCGTTGTTGCACGATCAGGGAAGCAAGTTCGATTTCGATGTTTCCTCACCAATTTCGCCAGTCAACGCATCCTCAGATCTAAACGATAGAGTTACTGCGAAATTAGCCGAGGAGGCCTTTGCAACTCCCCCAACCGATTCTCCTCGCCCGAAGCCAGTGTCCAGGACGCACTCCGTCACCCCTGTTGGACACCAAGCTGCTGTCGCTTCGCCTCCTCTTGAGCCTTCACTGACAAAGACTTTATCTGCACCAAGCAGGCCTGATATCAGCAGGGCACAGTCTATTATTAGCAACAACCCCGAATTGCAGGCCATCTCTTCTCAATCTAGCTCGCGGTATGTCTCTACTGGCACAATGACCTCAACGCCACCACCGGAGAGATTCAACCAAGAAGCGGAGCAGCCTGCTCACCATGATGCTAATGATTATGCTCGAGCCAGTAGTGCTACAAGGCAGCCTGACCAAAACGCAGGACAATGGACCGCAGAAGAACCCCGCCCTTCTTTCATGCAAAGAATCCCATCTTACCAGCAGCCTGGCCATGAACACCAGCCGTCTTCATCTAGACCCTCCCTCGAAGGCGGCCGTCCTCGTGTTGATCTCCTGGATCCATCAGCTCGTGCTTCACCAGCACCGTCGGCTCCATCAGCTCTGTCACGGCCCCGACCCGCTAGCACCAACCTCGAGGGCACAACTCTTGATTTCCTGCGTGAGAGAGAGGCTGCATCGCGTTCCTCGAGCCGACCGCCTCGGGGCTCCTCTCCTTATCAGGAGCCTGCGGACGAGCCGCGCGCATCGAGCGATATGGACTTCTTGAGGAGTCTGGAAGACTCGGAGCGAGCCAAGACTGGCAAGCGCTCTAGCATGACGGCACTGTCGGGCAACAAAAATATTCTCGCCGGTAAATTTGGAGATGCGTTTAAGCTCTTCGAAGGCAGCTCTCCAAACAATGGGAGAGTTTCGTCGCCAGAGAGGGAGGCAAGCCACCGCGATTTGACTCCCATTGCTGGATCCGAGGCAACCGATGGACGCAGCGACGATGGTCATGTCCACGAGGATGAGGACCGCGTAACACCTGAGATGAGGCGCGAGATGGAACGCTTGAAGCTTCTGGAAGAGGAGCAGCGGGTGGAAGCAGCGCAAGCTGAATATCGGAAGCGGGTGGCTGCGGGACAGCGCGGGCCACCGGTTCCCCCAAAGAGCATCGGAGGAGTCTCGCGTGCTGTCAGTATCCAGAATCGAGTTCAAAGTCTTTTGAGCGAGGAACAAAAACCAGCCAACATCCAAAGGACTGCTCAAGGTTATGGAAAGTATACTGACACTGCTGAGGCTGGTGACAAGCCTGAGAAGCCTCTTCCAGGAGTGCCGAAGAAGCCATTGAACGTGACAAAGACACGAGGCGATGCTTCTCAGATCCATAGCCCTTCTTCAACAGCATCGGCGCCTGCAGCTCTAGCATCAAAGCCCCCGATGAAGCCCCCAGCTCCGAAGAAGCCGGTGCATCTCAACAGCCTCACAACCGGTCAGAGGCCACCATCGCCTCAAAAGCCAAACCGTGCCCAAACGTCAGATGATCTGATCAGCATGGATAACCCCGGGCAACAAATGCTGGAGATGACAGCTCAAGAGAAGGATGATTATTTACAGGACTTTTCCAAGCGGTTTCCCAGCCTAGGCTCGATTGAGATGGTCGAGCGGGAGATTGGTGGGCATAACGGAGGATCAACTCGGTAA
- a CDS encoding hypothetical protein (TransMembrane:6 (i364-386o398-421i442-465o477-498i505-527o603-623i)) has protein sequence MALKGPEHSIDSEQRPVAEKHLVNTTIKNFTWRNVTVTVKDRETKQSKAIVDDVQGIVEAGEICALMGPSGCGKTTLLNVLARRPTNASNVEEQVLVNGKHLSLAESQEVSCFVEQEDALIGSLTVRETLEFSSRLASSSSLSRKERNVRIDNLLESFGLVEQANTLIGTPIRKGISGGQKRRVGVASQLITSPKLLFLDEPTSGLDSAASLEVVKYLRAVAKRNNLIVICSIHQPSTSTFNLFDKLLLLSGGKTHYFGPVSSVAAYYAQVGAPLPQYVNPAEHLLELVNIDFAQNRSEASRNLESLQESWMASQQSSQVSDAIKTAESSSGDWRVETIEKRPSMPSLTLTLLHRSFIKSYRDVVAYGIRLAMYLGLAIMMGTVWLRLKPEQESIQPFINAIFFGSAFMSFMAVAYVPAFIEDRLQYVKEHHNGLYGATELILSNFLIGIPYLFIISALFSVISYWLSNFQPTATAFFTWVMWLFLDLLAAESLVVFMTSLFPSFVISLALVAFANGLWMSVGGFMVPPTILNVFYKYVFHYWDYQKYVFEGMMVNEFSERVYRCGDGCQCMYQSPLADQCEIDGQAVLDQYGYSSGHLGRNVGIMISIIAGYRIAAWLVLVLRK, from the exons ATGGCACTAAAAGGCCCAGAGCACAGCATAGACTCTGAACAACGTCCAGTTGCAGAGAAGCACCTCGTCAACACAACAATTAAAAACTTTACCTGGAGAAACGTCACCGTAACTGTCAAGGATAGAGAGACCAAGCAGTCAAAGGCgattgttgatgatgtacAAGGTATTGttgaggccggtgagatatGCGCCCTCATGGGACCTTCAGGCTGTGGCAAGACAACGCTTCTCAACGTGTTAGCACGTCGTCCGACAAATGCGAGCAATGTCGAAGAACAAGTACTTGTCAACGGCAAGCACTTATCACTTGCAGAGTCCCAAGAAGTATCGTGCTTTGTTGAGCAGGAAGATGCTCTCATTGGGTCATTGACTGTTCGAGAAACACTCGAGTTCTCATCACGCCTCGCCAGTTCAAG TTCCCTGTCTAGAAAGGAACGTAACGTTCGCATAGACAACCTTCTTGAATCTTTCGGCCTGGTCGAACAAGCCAACACTCTCATCGGCACACCTATCCGCAAGGGCATATCGGGTGGCCAGAAGCGCCGTGTAGGCGTTGCAAGCCAACTAATTACCAGTCCCaagcttcttttccttgatGAACCTACAAGTGGTCTTGACTCAGCTGCTAGCCTAGAGGTAGTCAAGTACCTTCGCGCAGTAGCGAAACGCAATAACCTTATTGTCATCTGCTCTATTCATCagccttcaacttcaaccttTAACCTGTTTGATAAGCTGCTTCTCCTCTCAGGTGGAAAGACACATTACTTCGGTCCCGTGAGCAGTGTCGCTGCATATTACGCCCAAGTTGGAGCTCCACTGCCTCAATATGTCAACCCAGCAGAGCATCTCCTTGAATTGGTCAACATTGATTTTGCGCAAAATAGGAGCGAAGCATCACGCAACCTTGAATCGCTTCAAGAGTCATGGATGGCTTCACAGCAGTCGAGCCAAGTCAGTGATGCGATCAAGACTGCCGAATCTTCAAGTGGTGATTGGCGTGTTGAAACTATCGAGAAGAGACCCAGCATGCCAAGCCTCACGTTGACTCTGCTACATCGAAGCTTCATCAAGAGTTATCGAGATGTTGTCGCTTATGGTATTCGCCTGGCCATGTACTTGGGCTTGGCAATCATGATGGGAACTGTTTGGTTGAGACTGAAACCAGAACAAGAGTCTATCCAGCCATTCATCAATGCCATCTTCTTTGGCTCAGCTTTTATGAGCTTCATGGCTGTGGCTTATGTCCCTGCATTTATCGAAGACCGACTGCAGTACGTCAAAGAGCACCACAACGGACTGTACGGTGCTACCGAACTGATCTTGTCCAACTTCTTGATCGGTATACCGTATCTCTTCATCATATCGGCCCTGTTTTCGGTTATCTCATACTGGCTCTCCAACTTTCAGCCTACGGCAACAGCATTCTTTACATGGGTCATGTGGCTGTTCCTCGATTTGTTGGCAGCCGAGTCGCTCGTCGTTTTCATGACGTCGTTATTCCCAAGCTTTGTCATTTCGCTTGCACTGGTGGCTTTCGCAAATGGGTTGTGGATGTCTGTTGGTGGGTTCATGGTACCCCCAACGATTCTCAATGTGTTTTACAAGTATGTGTTCCACTATTGGGACTATCAGAAGTATGTCTTTGAAGGCATGATGGTGAATGAATTTTCGGAGCGTGTGTATAGATGTGGCGATGGATGCCAGTGCATGTACCAATCTCCTTTGGCGGATCAGTGTGAGATTGATGGACAGGCTGTTTTGGATCAATATGGGTATTCTAGTGGTCATCTGGGTCGAAACGTGGGTATCATGATTTCCATCATTGCTGGATATAGGATTGCGGCGTGGCTGGTTCTTGTGCTGAGGAAGTGA
- a CDS encoding hypothetical protein (TransMembrane:5 (o63-86i106-125o137-156i177-193o199-218i)~BUSCO:20698at5125): protein MAPAAGEFSAPGAVSYDSNTQVVGDGTWDFDKNTFLLPNLQGTNFETTRYNGMGNRFSTLTQYHGLVLAHGLLGVIIFLFLIPFSVMTARFYSRRPGWAIKYHAQLNVFSVLLLVPVFILGYFAVGPERSLTNPHHGIGVAIFTLFLVQVLGGWIVRRITKARSLRIMIHQWIGRSIALLGMAQIPLGLTLYGSPLYLFIMYAVWMFILVILYFILSWRSANQRDYYMDGGRSEVRSEMRSELAPTEDTRTRLTESELFSEYKSEPPKNKAKWLGPLAALGGLAALARGRNKNRNLDNGSRVRSRSPSLDRSQRPEVVASRNGSASYLTGYTGEKYSDVTGKDNAGGGGGGFAKFMGGLGLGKFFAKKQRPQDEDYSEYSAVSTETPRRHRATRSAPSMSDVTRTDLTSTTTPDRNRGPPPVMSQMRSAADGTETALSSPPPSVTPRSKRYGPNSRRSVFEESDYSSYVSPSRRPPPEKSGGGFAKGLLGGLGFGWFTKKMADRKTAKEEQRLRDEEDLRSGTSLSRFSADGYDSPGRRGDRRPIQRRQTGYPPTDTILSSEMSESTIEPRPARGNYVSPTEPLDSTVIPAGRAGNHSRRNSEHVSMPAMPPDPRGILAPMAPTETTASGISPGSRVQRSRHKSAPSEDGSRHERYASPASVSVKMKVHDDKNKNVTLRRLTEEEAKAARGRRDSASSLSGLESPTQGRRYRRDSSHKRTESAAERRAEEDDDVASLAPPNPTFAKQKRRGKDSAYYSGQPAPAPSIGTSAQFNQTVSSLAESHGTWSCITPSVRTSAPGPSIGPGEGSAAAEDRRNRRRQERRRASGQTTDAPAANVDMFD from the exons ATGGCGCCGGCAGCAGGCGAATTCTCTGCACCTGGTGCAGTCAGTTATGATTCAAACACCCAGGTTGTTGGGGATGGGACGTGGGATTTCGACAAGAATACTTTTCTATTGCCCAATTTGCAGGGCACCAACTTCGAGACCACCCGCTACAATG GCATGGGAAATCGATTCTCGACACTTACCCAGTATCATGGCCTTGTCTTGGCACACGGTCTTCTGGGTGTTAtcatcttccttttcctcatACCTTTCTCCGTCATGACTGCAAGATTCTACTCGCGACGTCCCGGCTGGGCCATTAAGTATCATGCCCAACTGAACGTCTTTTCTGTCTTGCTCTTGGTACCCGTATTCATTCTGGGCTACTTCGCAGTCGGCCCGGAAAGGAGTTTGACTAACCCTCATCATGGGATCGGAGTTGCGATATTCACCCTCTTCCTGGTCCAGGTACTCGGCGGTTGGATCGTTCGCAGGATTACCAAGGCTCGATCTTTGCGCATCATGATTCACCAATGGATTGGACGGTCGATCGCCCTCCTGGGAATGGCACAGATCCCTCTTGGTCTCACCTTGTACGGGTCACCTCTTTACCTATTTATCATGTACGCTGTTTGGATGTTTATCCTGGTTATTCTGTATTTCATCTTGAGCTGGCGCTCTGCCAACCAGCGGGACTACTATATGGATGGAGGACGATCAGAAGTCCGTTCAGAAATGCGCTCCGAGTTGGCACCAACAGAGGATACCCGAACCCGACTAACCGAGTCCGAGTTGTTCTCCGAATACAAGTCGGAGCCTCCaaagaacaaggccaagtGGCTAGGTCCTCTTGCTGCTCTTGGTGGATTGGCCGCTTTGGCTCGAGGACGAAACAAGAACCGGAACCTAGACAACGGCAGTCGAGTCCGCAGTCGATCCCCTTCTCTTGATCGTAGCCAGAGACCAGAAGTCGTGGCTTCTAGGAATGGTTCGGCCAGCTACCTCACGGGGTATACCGGCGAAAAGTACTCTGACGTTACCGGAAAGGACAACGCAGGTGGTGGAGGAGGCGGCTTCGCAAAGTTCATGGGTGGTCTGGGACTTGGAAAGTTCTTCGCTAAGAAACAACGACCCCAAGACGAAGATTATTCCGAGTATTCTGCTGTGTCGACTGAAACGCCCAGACGTCACCGTGCAACTCGCAGTGCTCCTAGCATGAGTGACGTTACTAGAACTGATTTGACTAGCACCACTACGCCTGACCGCAACAGAGGACCGCCGCCTGTAATGTCGCAGATGAGGAGCGCTGCCGATGGTACCGAAACTGCCCTGAGCTCACCTCCGCCATCCGTCACTCCTCGAAGTAAACGATACGGGCCAAACTCTCGACGCAGCGTTTTCGAAGAGTCGGATTATTCATCCTATGTCAGTCCGTCTCGACGCCCACCCCCTGAGAAGTCTGGTGGTGGTTTTGCCAAGGGTCTACTGGGAGGTCTCGGTTTCGGTTGGTTCACGAAAAAGATGGCAGATAGGAAAACAGCCAAGGAAGAACAGCGCTTGCGTGATGAAGAGGACCTAAGATCCGGCACCTCACTCTCTAGGTTTTCCGCGGACGGATACGACTCTCCTGGCCGACGAGGCGATCGCCGACCAATTCAACGTCGCCAAACAGGTTACCCTCCTACTGACACGATCTTGTCCTCCGAAATGTCCGAATCAACTATCGAGCCCCGGCCTGCTCGAGGCAACTACGTCTCCCCTACTGAACCACTGGATTCAACCGTCATACCAGCCGGTCGCGCAGGAAACCATTCCAGACGAAATAGTGAGCATGTCTCGATGCCCGCGATGCCCCCGGATCCTCGCGGCATCCTAGCACCAATGGCCCCTACTGAAACTACTGCCTCAGGTATATCACCCGGATCCCGAGTCCAGCGATCTCGCCACAAATCTGCCCCCAGTGAAGATGGCTCCCGTCACGAGCGCTATGCATCACCCGCCAGTGTTAGCGTCAAGATGAAAGTCCACgatgacaagaacaagaacgtGACCCTCCGAAGACTtacggaagaagaagcaaaggcAGCCCGTGGCCGACGAGACTCCGCCAGTAGCCTTTCCGGACTCGAATCCCCCACGCAAGGTCGCCGGTATCGAAGAGACTCTAGTCACAAGCGGACCGAGTCGGCTGCTGAGCGAAGAgcagaggaagatgatgatgtagCTTCTTTGGCCCCCCCTAACCCTACCTTTGCAAAGCAGAAACGACGAGGCAAAGATTCAGCTTACTATTCTGGACAACCAGCACCGGCGCCATCAATAGGCACCTCGGCACAATTCAACCAGACGGTCTCCAGCCTGGCCGAGAGTCACGGTACCTGGAGTTGTATTACTCCTTCGGTGAGAACTTCTGCTCCTGGTCCTTCTATTGGACCAGGCGAGGGATCTGCCGCTGCGGAGGACCGACGAAACCGAAGACGACAAGAGAGAAGACGTGCTAGCGGACAAACCACAGATGCTCCTGCCGCCAATGTCGACATGTTTGATTAA